Proteins found in one Zea mays cultivar B73 chromosome 1, Zm-B73-REFERENCE-NAM-5.0, whole genome shotgun sequence genomic segment:
- the LOC103633295 gene encoding protein NRT1/ PTR FAMILY 8.3 isoform X2, which translates to MGHNKGFFLTKPEIRPQGGSKPGPEGTEVCERLAYYGISKSLVTYLSTRLHEGNVSAARNFTTWQGTCYLTPLIGATLADSYWGKYRTIAVFSTIYFLGMSALTLSASVPSFQPPQCVGSICPQPTLSQYLLYFVGLYMIALGAGGIKPCVSSFGADQFDDTDPVEKAKKGAFFNWFYFCINIGSLISGTVLIWVQENCGYSIGFGIPTFFIALAIGSFFIGSDIYRFQIPGGSPLTRACQVVVAATHKRKTDLPVDSSLLYELDGKTSAIEGSRKLEHSSEFSFLDKAAVILWNECDGPRNSWRLCTVTQVEELKILLRMFPIWATGIVFFTVCAQNSSMFIEQGMTLDNQIGPFKIPAATLSSLDVISVVVWVPIYERLVVPIARRFSGKERGFSELQRMGIGLFVSTVAVAVAALVEINRLQVAVAEDLVHQKVPVPMSILWQAPQYLLVGVGEVFTSIGQAEFFYNQSPDAMRSLCSAFALVTVSLGSYLSSFILSLVSYFTTRNGQLGWIPDNLNEGHLDRFFWLIAGLSSLNFLVFIYYAQQYKCKIASVA; encoded by the exons ATGGGGCACAACAAGggattttttttaaccaagccagaaATTCGCCCCCAAGGGGGATCGAAACCGGGACCTGAAG GAACTGAAGTTTGTGAACGTTTGGCCTACTATGGAATCTCAAAAAGTTTGGTCACTTACCTTTCAACAAGACTACATGAAGGAAACGTTTCTGCTGCCAGGAACTTCACAACCTGGCAAGGAACTTGTTATCTTACACCACTTATTGGAGCAACCTTAGCAGATTCGTACTGGGGAAAGTACAGGACTATTGCTGTTTTCTCCACTATTTACTTTCTT GGGATGTCGGCATTGACACTTTCAGCATCAGTTCCTTCTTTCCAGCCCCCTCAATGTGTTGGGTCTATTTGTCCACAACCGACCTTATCACAGTATCTTTTATACTTTGTTGGATTATACATGATTGCTCTGGGAGCTGGTGGTATAAAGCCGTGTGTTTCATCCTTTGGGGCTGACCAATTTGATGATACTGATCCAGTTGAGAAAGCAAAGAAAGGAGCTTTCTTCAATTGGTTTTATTTCTGCATAAATATTGGTTCTTTGATCTCTGGCACAGTTCTTATTTGGGTACAAGAGAATTGTGGATACAGCATTGGCTTTGGGATCCCTACTTTTTTCATTGCCTTGGCTATTGGAAGCTTTTTTATAGGTTCAGATATATATAGGTTTCAGATACCGGGAGGAAGCCCACTTACAAGAGCATGCCAGGTAGTTGTGGCAGCCACTCACAAGCGAAAAACAGATTTGCCGGTTGACAGTTCTCTTCTCTATGAGCTAGATGGTAAGACTTCAGCTATTGAGGGGAGTCGTAAGCTGGAGCACAGTAGTGAATTCag TTTCCTTGACAAAGCGGCAGTCATTTTGTGGAATGAATGTGATGGTCCTCGCAATTCATGGAGACTTTGCACAGTCACACAAGTTGAAGAGCTTAAAATACTACTGAGGATGTTTCCAATCTGGGCAACAGGAATTGTGTTCTTCACCGTATGTGCTCAAAACTCATCGATGTTCATAGAACAGGGGATGACCCTCGAtaaccaaattggtccattcaagATTCCAGCAGCAACTCTGTCGTCCCTAGATGTTATCAGTGTTGTCGTTTGGGTTCCAATTTATGAGAGGTTAGTTGTGCCCATAGCCAGGAGATTCAGTGGGAAAGAGAGAGGTTTCTCAGAACTTCAACGGATGGGGATCGGTCTATTTGTGTCTACAGTCGCAGTGGCAGTTGCAGCGCTAGTCGAGATCAATCGTCTACAGGTGGCAGTGGCAGAGGACCTGGTTCATCAGAAGGTACCTGTTCCTATGAGCATCCTTTGGCAAGCGCCTCAGTATTTGCTGGTCGGTGTGGGCGAGGTGTTCACATCAATTGGTCAAGCTGAGTTTTTCTACAATCAGTCACCAGATGCCATGAGAAGCTTATGCTCAGCTTTCGCTCTCGTTACCGTGTCACTTGGAAGTTATCTCAGCTCATTCATCTTAAGCCTGGTGTCATATTTCACAACTCGGAATGGGCAATTGGGGTGGATCCCTGATAACTTGAACGAAGGCCATCTTGACCGCTTTTTCTGGCTGATAGCCGGTCTCAGCTCACTAAATTTCCTTGTTTTTATATATTACGCTCAACAATACAAGTGCAAGATAGCTTCTGTTGCTTAA
- the LOC100277598 gene encoding uncharacterized protein LOC100277598 precursor yields MAFSASVVQVSAVVVLAVLFATATTEAGANNAAVAMNTAALPTAASSLQYTCYLCHKRKSLMMKRCPIAKDGCHVACVTLPTPSTPSPPPPVTAPGGSGRDADDCYVMKVYPDGSWVVVDVVSCRQAAPACYLTCNDDDEPGRDGAAGTTPVAPRGALPSLLADFERCGNHAI; encoded by the coding sequence ATGGCTTTCTCGGCTTCCGTCGTCCAAGTCTCCGCCGTCGTCGTCTTAGCCGTCCTCTTCGCAACGGCCACCACCGAGGCAGGGGCGAACAATGCCGCTGTGGCCATGAACACCGCGGCGTTACCGACAGCGGCGTCCTCGCTCCAGTACACCTGCTACCTGTGCCACAAGCGCAAGAGCCTGATGATGAAGCGGTGCCCCATCGCGAAGGACGGCTGCCACGTGGCCTGTGTGACGCTGCCGACCCCTTCCACGCCCTCCCCTCCGCCCCCGGTGACCGCCCCCGGGGGCAGCGGCAGGGACGCCGACGACTGCTACGTCATGAAGGTGTACCCCGACGGCAGCTGGGTCGTCGTCGACGTGGTCAGCTGCCGGCAGGCCGCCCCGGCGTGCTACCTCACGTGCAACGACGACGACGAGCCTGGCCGGGACGGGGCCGCCGGCACCACCCCGGTAGCACCCAGGGGCGCGCTGCCGTCCCTCCTCGCCGACTTCGAGCGGTGCGGCAACCATGCCATTTAG
- the LOC103633295 gene encoding protein NRT1/ PTR FAMILY 8.3 isoform X3 yields the protein MSALTLSASVPSFQPPQCVGSICPQPTLSQYLLYFVGLYMIALGAGGIKPCVSSFGADQFDDTDPVEKAKKGAFFNWFYFCINIGSLISGTVLIWVQENCGYSIGFGIPTFFIALAIGSFFIGSDIYRFQIPGGSPLTRACQVVVAATHKRKTDLPVDSSLLYELDGKTSAIEGSRKLEHSSEFSFLDKAAVILWNECDGPRNSWRLCTVTQVEELKILLRMFPIWATGIVFFTVCAQNSSMFIEQGMTLDNQIGPFKIPAATLSSLDVISVVVWVPIYERLVVPIARRFSGKERGFSELQRMGIGLFVSTVAVAVAALVEINRLQVAVAEDLVHQKVPVPMSILWQAPQYLLVGVGEVFTSIGQAEFFYNQSPDAMRSLCSAFALVTVSLGSYLSSFILSLVSYFTTRNGQLGWIPDNLNEGHLDRFFWLIAGLSSLNFLVFIYYAQQYKCKIASVA from the exons ATGTCGGCATTGACACTTTCAGCATCAGTTCCTTCTTTCCAGCCCCCTCAATGTGTTGGGTCTATTTGTCCACAACCGACCTTATCACAGTATCTTTTATACTTTGTTGGATTATACATGATTGCTCTGGGAGCTGGTGGTATAAAGCCGTGTGTTTCATCCTTTGGGGCTGACCAATTTGATGATACTGATCCAGTTGAGAAAGCAAAGAAAGGAGCTTTCTTCAATTGGTTTTATTTCTGCATAAATATTGGTTCTTTGATCTCTGGCACAGTTCTTATTTGGGTACAAGAGAATTGTGGATACAGCATTGGCTTTGGGATCCCTACTTTTTTCATTGCCTTGGCTATTGGAAGCTTTTTTATAGGTTCAGATATATATAGGTTTCAGATACCGGGAGGAAGCCCACTTACAAGAGCATGCCAGGTAGTTGTGGCAGCCACTCACAAGCGAAAAACAGATTTGCCGGTTGACAGTTCTCTTCTCTATGAGCTAGATGGTAAGACTTCAGCTATTGAGGGGAGTCGTAAGCTGGAGCACAGTAGTGAATTCag TTTCCTTGACAAAGCGGCAGTCATTTTGTGGAATGAATGTGATGGTCCTCGCAATTCATGGAGACTTTGCACAGTCACACAAGTTGAAGAGCTTAAAATACTACTGAGGATGTTTCCAATCTGGGCAACAGGAATTGTGTTCTTCACCGTATGTGCTCAAAACTCATCGATGTTCATAGAACAGGGGATGACCCTCGAtaaccaaattggtccattcaagATTCCAGCAGCAACTCTGTCGTCCCTAGATGTTATCAGTGTTGTCGTTTGGGTTCCAATTTATGAGAGGTTAGTTGTGCCCATAGCCAGGAGATTCAGTGGGAAAGAGAGAGGTTTCTCAGAACTTCAACGGATGGGGATCGGTCTATTTGTGTCTACAGTCGCAGTGGCAGTTGCAGCGCTAGTCGAGATCAATCGTCTACAGGTGGCAGTGGCAGAGGACCTGGTTCATCAGAAGGTACCTGTTCCTATGAGCATCCTTTGGCAAGCGCCTCAGTATTTGCTGGTCGGTGTGGGCGAGGTGTTCACATCAATTGGTCAAGCTGAGTTTTTCTACAATCAGTCACCAGATGCCATGAGAAGCTTATGCTCAGCTTTCGCTCTCGTTACCGTGTCACTTGGAAGTTATCTCAGCTCATTCATCTTAAGCCTGGTGTCATATTTCACAACTCGGAATGGGCAATTGGGGTGGATCCCTGATAACTTGAACGAAGGCCATCTTGACCGCTTTTTCTGGCTGATAGCCGGTCTCAGCTCACTAAATTTCCTTGTTTTTATATATTACGCTCAACAATACAAGTGCAAGATAGCTTCTGTTGCTTAA
- the LOC103633295 gene encoding protein NRT1/ PTR FAMILY 8.3 isoform X1, whose product MESSLVEERRQNLLVRATEPEDLARYTGDGSVDFRGFPILKHNTGNWRACSLILGTEVCERLAYYGISKSLVTYLSTRLHEGNVSAARNFTTWQGTCYLTPLIGATLADSYWGKYRTIAVFSTIYFLGMSALTLSASVPSFQPPQCVGSICPQPTLSQYLLYFVGLYMIALGAGGIKPCVSSFGADQFDDTDPVEKAKKGAFFNWFYFCINIGSLISGTVLIWVQENCGYSIGFGIPTFFIALAIGSFFIGSDIYRFQIPGGSPLTRACQVVVAATHKRKTDLPVDSSLLYELDGKTSAIEGSRKLEHSSEFSFLDKAAVILWNECDGPRNSWRLCTVTQVEELKILLRMFPIWATGIVFFTVCAQNSSMFIEQGMTLDNQIGPFKIPAATLSSLDVISVVVWVPIYERLVVPIARRFSGKERGFSELQRMGIGLFVSTVAVAVAALVEINRLQVAVAEDLVHQKVPVPMSILWQAPQYLLVGVGEVFTSIGQAEFFYNQSPDAMRSLCSAFALVTVSLGSYLSSFILSLVSYFTTRNGQLGWIPDNLNEGHLDRFFWLIAGLSSLNFLVFIYYAQQYKCKIASVA is encoded by the exons ATGGAGTCGTCGCTGGTGGAGGAGCGGCGGCAAAACCTGCTGGTGCGCGCGACGGAGCCTGAG GATCTTGCCAGGTACACAGGTGATGGGTCAGTTGACTTTAGAGGTTTTCCTATTTTAAAGCATAACACAGGGAACTGGAGAGCATGTTCATTGATTCTTG GAACTGAAGTTTGTGAACGTTTGGCCTACTATGGAATCTCAAAAAGTTTGGTCACTTACCTTTCAACAAGACTACATGAAGGAAACGTTTCTGCTGCCAGGAACTTCACAACCTGGCAAGGAACTTGTTATCTTACACCACTTATTGGAGCAACCTTAGCAGATTCGTACTGGGGAAAGTACAGGACTATTGCTGTTTTCTCCACTATTTACTTTCTT GGGATGTCGGCATTGACACTTTCAGCATCAGTTCCTTCTTTCCAGCCCCCTCAATGTGTTGGGTCTATTTGTCCACAACCGACCTTATCACAGTATCTTTTATACTTTGTTGGATTATACATGATTGCTCTGGGAGCTGGTGGTATAAAGCCGTGTGTTTCATCCTTTGGGGCTGACCAATTTGATGATACTGATCCAGTTGAGAAAGCAAAGAAAGGAGCTTTCTTCAATTGGTTTTATTTCTGCATAAATATTGGTTCTTTGATCTCTGGCACAGTTCTTATTTGGGTACAAGAGAATTGTGGATACAGCATTGGCTTTGGGATCCCTACTTTTTTCATTGCCTTGGCTATTGGAAGCTTTTTTATAGGTTCAGATATATATAGGTTTCAGATACCGGGAGGAAGCCCACTTACAAGAGCATGCCAGGTAGTTGTGGCAGCCACTCACAAGCGAAAAACAGATTTGCCGGTTGACAGTTCTCTTCTCTATGAGCTAGATGGTAAGACTTCAGCTATTGAGGGGAGTCGTAAGCTGGAGCACAGTAGTGAATTCag TTTCCTTGACAAAGCGGCAGTCATTTTGTGGAATGAATGTGATGGTCCTCGCAATTCATGGAGACTTTGCACAGTCACACAAGTTGAAGAGCTTAAAATACTACTGAGGATGTTTCCAATCTGGGCAACAGGAATTGTGTTCTTCACCGTATGTGCTCAAAACTCATCGATGTTCATAGAACAGGGGATGACCCTCGAtaaccaaattggtccattcaagATTCCAGCAGCAACTCTGTCGTCCCTAGATGTTATCAGTGTTGTCGTTTGGGTTCCAATTTATGAGAGGTTAGTTGTGCCCATAGCCAGGAGATTCAGTGGGAAAGAGAGAGGTTTCTCAGAACTTCAACGGATGGGGATCGGTCTATTTGTGTCTACAGTCGCAGTGGCAGTTGCAGCGCTAGTCGAGATCAATCGTCTACAGGTGGCAGTGGCAGAGGACCTGGTTCATCAGAAGGTACCTGTTCCTATGAGCATCCTTTGGCAAGCGCCTCAGTATTTGCTGGTCGGTGTGGGCGAGGTGTTCACATCAATTGGTCAAGCTGAGTTTTTCTACAATCAGTCACCAGATGCCATGAGAAGCTTATGCTCAGCTTTCGCTCTCGTTACCGTGTCACTTGGAAGTTATCTCAGCTCATTCATCTTAAGCCTGGTGTCATATTTCACAACTCGGAATGGGCAATTGGGGTGGATCCCTGATAACTTGAACGAAGGCCATCTTGACCGCTTTTTCTGGCTGATAGCCGGTCTCAGCTCACTAAATTTCCTTGTTTTTATATATTACGCTCAACAATACAAGTGCAAGATAGCTTCTGTTGCTTAA